DNA sequence from the Oncorhynchus clarkii lewisi isolate Uvic-CL-2024 chromosome 24, UVic_Ocla_1.0, whole genome shotgun sequence genome:
AAAGCGAAAGCTCTGAGTACTTTGGAGTAAGTAGCTAGCTAAGTAATCAACGGAGTTTCTCTTTCTTTCAGGTAAAGTGTTTTAGTAAGGAGTGACTTGAACGGTTGTCTGAATTTCTAAGAAACTGTTCTTCCAATCGTGGTCATTATTTTAATATCATGGCTCCAACTATCCAGACACAAGCACAGCGAGACTCAGACGGTCACAGGTAAATATCCTCTCCTATGTATTTTCTTTGCCGCaactagataacgttagctaaccTAGCTAATGACGACATGGATGGTTAGCAAACATCATAATTTACATATGTTTTGATTGTCCCGTGATAAGTTAACATAGGTCAAAatagggggagggtggggggctGGCTATTTCCTATTTCTTCAATCTATCAGCTGAGTGTGTAGCTAACAACACTTGTTTTTCTCTCCACTTGACTAGGAGTTCATCACACAGAACTGTTCCAGAGAGGTATGCATGCAGTTTGTTTTCCATGTTAAAACAAAAGAGTGATTCAGTTACAGCTCAAGCTATTGTGTGTTTTAAATACAAAGGGTGTGGAGGGCTGGCGATATCATGGCCAGATCAAAACCCATATGACCATTAGGTAGTTATCAGTTTGGGTTCTGAGGCATCAATGGTTGATAGAACATGCTTTTGATGGCTACTTGTTCTTTGTACACTTTTGAAATGTGTGACTCCGTGTTTGTCCCAACCAATCTCCCAGGTCTGGAGTGGTCTGTCGGGTAAAGTACTGCAACAGCCTGCCTGACATCCCATTTGATCCCAAATTCATCACATATCCATTTGACCAGCACAGGTAAAAACCCTTGTTCCTTCTGCCATAAAGGTCAGTCAAGATGTTAATGTCTATTAAATGTATAGTTGTTGTAACCACAGTGTGCAGCTTTTATTTTCTAAGCCTTCTCCCATAAATACTGTACTGCCACTGTAGCTGACTCTGACGTTGCCCTGTCTGGTGTTGACAGGTTTGTGCAGTACAAGGCTACGTCGTTAgagaagcaacacaaacatgaaCTGCTTACTGAGCCTGACCTTGGCGTCACCATCGACCTCATTAACCCAGACACATACCGCGTCGACCCCAGCAGtatgtttctgaatgacacaaacaCACGTTGTTATACCAAACAGTCAATATATTTTTGTGGTAGTTACTTGAAGCTTGTGTAGTATTGATTTAGAATCATCCCATCCTTATTTTTCTAGTTCTTCTTGATCCAGCTGATGAGAAGTTATTGGAGGAAGACATCACAGCTCCATCCAGCTCGAAAAGGTTTGGATACAGACTGTGTACCAGTCAATACAGTGTCTTTGTGACAAAATTCAATGAAAATCTTAATGACTTGGGGTCTTTGCTATGAGCCTTGTGTTTGTCTTCCTGTAGATCTCAGCAGCACGCCAAGGTGGTCCCGTGGATGAGAAAGACTGAGTACATCTCTACAGAGTTCAACAGATATGGTGTCTCCAATGAGAAAGTGGAAGTCAAGTGAGTGTGACCTAACAGGCTAGCTAACCACCACATTCAGCGTACACACTTCCCATCTTGTAGTGATTTCTGTTTGTCCCACCCCTTCTATGACCTATGTGTTCTGTCCTTAGGATCGGTGTGTCTGTCAAACAGCAGTTCACAGAGGAGGAGATATACAAGGATAGGGACAGCCAGATTGCTGCAATTGAAAAGACCTTTGAGGATGCACAGAAACCGGTGAGAGTGCCCCTTGTTTGGCTATGCACAATTTACTGGGCTATATTCAGTCCAAATAGATCTTACAGTAACCGTCAATGTCCAGCTACACAGAGATCACACCGTTCATTGTATGCTCCTTCTAATATGACGATTGCAATATCCTCTTTCATTCCATCAAAGTTATTGgacagatgttggatcttaattgTACCTATATTGTTGCAGGCAAAATAATCCCGCAGCAACATCATTTTaatgtttagtccataatgtttcTTTAtctgtggttaggctattagctggtcaAAATGAGGTGACATGAAAAGTGggatactgttaatataactgtgTTAGTGTGGTTTTTCAGTGGATTTAAGTAAATTGCGAAGCTCATCAGAATTTCCTGCGGTgaaggaaaattctcagcaacaaaagtgatcaaattaagatcctacatctgtacgtcACACGTGGTGTTCATCCTCTTCCCCCAGATTGCCCAGCACTACAGTAAACCCAGAGTCACTCCTGTGGAGGTGATGCCTGTGTTCCCTGACTTCAAGGTGAGCACCCATGACGCTCAACAGGACATACAGTACCATTGAATTGGTCTTGGCTTCCTATCTGAATTATTCTCATGGTCTTTGTTTCTGGGCAGTCATTGGTTCTTTTATCTGTTCTAATCTGGATGTgtttagctgttgttgtctagCCCTATTGTGTTTTGGTAAAGAGTAAGAATTtgtgtgttctgttctctgctcccCAGATGTGGATCAACCCGTGTGCTCAGGTAATCTTCGACTCTGATCCTGCTCCTAAAGACATGTCAGCACCCCAAGGTGTGGAGATGATGTCACAGGCCATGATTAGGTGAGGACAAAACAAtgccacattgtgtgtgtgtgcgcctgtgattttaaaacattttttttttgtgtgtgactgTCCGGCACTATGACAATTTTACATTGTGTTTTGAATTGTTTGTTGTGCCCTGCAGAGGTATGATGGATGAGGAAGGAAACCAGTTTGTGGCCTACTTCCTGCCCAATGAGGAAACGATTCGCAAGCGCAAGAGAGACGTGGATGAGGAGCTGGACTACATGCCTGATGATCTGTGAGTAATCCAACAAGCATTTACACTAACCTTGAGTAGACAGGACACCAACCATTCTACTGATATGTTAACTATCCCTATCAATAATATTCAGGTTTCACATTGCCATTGTCTACTTCCTCATACCTACTTGGTTCACCTTGTCCAAGGACCGAACCATTAGGATTTTGGAATCTCTGAAGCACACTTACTGTAACATTGAActaggtgtgatggtgtgtgtgttctaggtATGACTATAAGATAGCCAGGGAGTACAACTGGAATGTGAAGAACAAAGCCAGCAAGGGCTACGAGGAGAACTACTTCTTTATCttcagagatggagatggagtcTACTACAACGAGCTGGAGACCAGGTAACCACTGGCccggatgggggggggggtctcataGTGTGGTCTGTTGGGTTTACATTGGCAGGAGGTGACATGGGATTCTCTTTGAAGAGAGAGTCACATTATTCTGGTAGATTTGTATTTGCTAGGGTGGGTTAAGTTAGTTTGTTTTGGCCTGAGGACACCACCTGTGAAGGTTGTTGTTGGCCTGACTGTGTTGTCCTGGATTGCAGAGTACGGCTGAGTAAGAGGAGAGCTAAGGCTGGAGCCCAGTCTACTACAAACGCTGTGCTGGTGTGTAAGCACAGAGACATGAATGACAAGGAGCTGGAAGCACAGGTGAGACTGCTAATTAGGCCTATTTTCTACACTGAGCATTACTTTCAATCTGTGGAAACTACTGTGTTTACTTAATAAGTGGACCTCAACACTGATAGAGATGAGCAGGTAATGCTGGACATAAGCAGAGAAGTATACATTTGCAGACATCTAAATAATCAGAGTAATCATGACATCCGTCTTTGTGTCCATTAGGATGCACGTAAGGCTCAGCTGGAGAACCATGAACCAGAGGACGAAGAAGAGGACATGGACTTGGGTAAACTGCAGGACTCTGGTCagtctctcccctctgtcctccccaatGTTTACCACTGTGTCTAAAGCTCTTTGTTTATCACTGCTTCTTAGGTCCATATGAATGAAATATCTGTTTATTTCCACTCACAGGTGATGAGAAGGGcagcgagagcgagggagacaaCTCTGACAGTGACTCTGACAGGGAGGATGAGGATGGAAAGCGGAGTGGAGCTGAGGATGATGAAGAGGGAGTGAAGCGGAGGAGGAAGGCCAGTGGTAGCGGCAGTGAGAGTGGCGAGGAGGAGGTCAAGCTGGCGGATGAGGTGGAAATCTTCGGTAGCGACGACGACAGTGATGACGACGACAACGAGCCCAAGAATGAGGCAGCCCGGAGCAGTGGGGAGGAGGGCAGTGGGAGCGAGGAGAAGGAGAGCCATAGGGAGAGGAGTAGGAGCGTGTCTCCGGCCCACAGTAGCGGTAGTGACCACTCAGAGGGTGGCCGTGCCCAGAGTGGGAGTGGCAGTGAGCAGGCCTCAGACTCCAGCGATGGCAGTGACAGTGAATAAGAGCCTTCTTACTGTGACAACGCCAGCACACCATGCCTCACCCTCGAGCTCCAGCCAGCCCACGCTGACAAGCCCCACCCTCAGAACAGCCATGTTTTTACAGACTGAGTCCCAGGCTAGCAACTCATTCCTGTTGAATGTTAGTTTGCTACTTTTTTAGGAGAGACACAACCTCTAAGGGACTTCTACAAGGCTTTTGGGTACCTGTAAATGTCACTTACTCAAATCTGTCAGACCTTTGTTCATAGTTATAGCTGGAGCTACATCTTAGTCGCTGTGTACAGTACGTGCTTCATTGAACACAATTAAACAGATTTATTTTGTTCTTTTAAGCTGTTATTTTTAAGTCAGTTTGTCTTTATGGTTTGTAGATTTCTCACTTTAATATGAGGTACTTAAAGTGTTGTGAAAGCAgaaaaaaaaattatgtttaaTTTTCAGGTGTTAAACCTGTTAAATCTGTTTTTCTTTGTCCTTAGCATTTTGAGGATACAATGCATTATAAATGTAATAGGAACAGCCAAAAAAATGTGGGAaagttgtttttttaatgttttgaACTAAACTTTCAAAAGAACATTCTCTTTTTCTGCCAATTTCTTGTTTCCCTCCCAGAAACTGCTACTATTAACCTGTATAAATTCAGTTGTATGATGGAAACTTCTCTTAACATCTAGACATTGTAAATAAATGGTGGTAGCTGATTTTACAACATTTATGCCTGTATGTTTCTTATACTGGTAACAGTCACCCTCTCCAAAGTCCCCTCTTTATTGATGAACATGTATTCCTGGAAAAATGTTCCTTCCAAAGTGGTGGtaatgtagcctggtcccagatctgtttgtgctaccATGTCAACAAAAGAGAGCAGAAAGACTGGCAACCAGGCTGGTAATAATGGTTTCTGAGTACAACTAAGGAATAAGAATGCAATAACATAAGTGACACTATAAGCAATTTATTGCAAACCAGTAATGAAGTTAATGTACTGGTATGTTCAATACATGCACTTTTGCTAACGTGAACACAAGTGTCTATTCAGCGAAAGAAAGACAGTTTGTTCATCAGCCACTCTTCAGACAAGTCATCTATGTTTCGCGTCTCAAAAACCTATTGAGAAAAAGGTGGTAGGATCAGGCTAAACATGCATATTTTCTGAACATTTTCTATTATACCTTCTCTATTTTGTGAGTTTAGGGTTGGACTTAAGCTCCGATCAGAATTGTCAGTCAATACTTGAAACAGAAAATAGTCCTGACCTTTGTGAGCTCTGCTGCGGAGACCAGTTGGTTCTTGCTGCCTGCGTACATCAGGCTTGCACCCTGTCGAGATGAGGAGGGTGCATAAGGGTGCATAAAGGTGCATAAAGCTACAGATGTCTGTCCACTGAACCTTTTTCATCTCCATATAAACACTGAATCTCATTTCTACTTTCAATTATCACTTACTACCTTCGAAATGTTATTTTGTGCAAAGGGTTGTTGCAGTACAGTAATGCTAATCCTTCACTTAATTGGCTGTTCACTGAATTAGGATGAATTACTCACCCACTGCACTTGAGAATATGAAACACAGCGGGTAGGACACCCTGCCATCTGTATGGACGTATTTGTAGCTGTAAACAATGAATGTACACTATATTGTCAAGGAGATCCAATCACTGGTCAATGATATAACTCAACACTGGCAGTGCTGTTGAATATGATTATTCTGCTGTATCACTCTGACATGTTATAAAAGGATATCTTGGCTGCCGCTCTGGAAGTTCATTCCTCAGGTCATCCAGGGAGATGTCCTGAAATGTGAGAGCGTGTTTTGAGTTGAACTGGTATTGATACAGGTGTGGATGGATTTGAGTAATTATTAACTCAGTATGGGATATTCAACATCTCAGAAAGACAACGTGACTTGCCTCATACTCTTCCTCCAGGATCACAAGCTGTTTCTTCATGTCAATTTTCACTGAGGGAATAGGATCATCATTCTATATTGAGTCCTAGACACAgtatgtttctctgtttctagGTTTATTaagtttttgttttttaattagGTGAAACAGGTGACAGTTGGGCTACTGAGGAACATGGTTTCAATGAAGTCTTACTCACTCAGGATGGCTGCATTGTTGGTCTCTTTTCGAAATCTAAACTTCTTCAGTTTTTCTTTCAGACTCTCATCCACCTCGCACACAACCAAAGAGCTTGACTAGAGTGTAAAAGTGAAACAAGTTCATCAACCGTGGGAAGTTCTGACACATTGTAATTGTATATGTTGGTTATATTGCTACTGTCAGGCTACATCTTTGAAAATTCCCttagaggtagggagagagaccgagagagagagtggagggcagactggggggagagagagaccgagagagtggAGGGcagactggggggagagagagagaccgagagagagagtggagggcagactggggggagagagagagagagagagagtggaggacagtctggggggagagagagaaagggagcgataCAGAAAAATAGGTTTTAGAGCAACTTGTTTTGATTTCTGAAGTTCAAGTTTCCATGAACGCATAGCTCATAACAAAATCTTAAAGTGATATATTGAGGCCAGGAAGTGCTTTTGTTGCATCATGGGACAAAAAAACTTCCTGTGTCAAAAGGGTGTGGGGTGATGGGTGGGGAGTAGCAAAAATAAATGTACGCCTGCCTAAAAATCTTTACAACATAAACTAGGACATCACCATCCATGCCGAAATACATTTTGTTGGTAAAGTGCAATATCGTATAAATAAACGGTCTCCCATACCATTCTAGAAGAGGTTTTGTTTTGGGTTCTTGTTTGCAAAGATACTGTCGTATTGTAAAGGTAGTTCCTCCTCGGCCAACTGCTTGTGACAGGATGCTGTCTGACTCTCAAGATCCTCCTTTTATGTTGTAGCACATACAGTAGGGAAGGGCAGGCATTAACAAATACTAGAGCATCCACCAGTACCCCCTTTCGCACTGTGCCAGATCTAGCATTATTGAGACTAATGTTAGGGATGTCGTCAGTGgcggtgtggggggggggggggggggggggggcggggttgGGGGGGTATCGCAAATCATGCCTTTTTAATAATACAATgttttatacccaaaataattAGTGTTGCAACAAGATAAAAGAACAAAGTGATATTCTCTTTTCACATTTGTTTGATGGGTGCAGTCAGAGAAAGCTGAGCATTCTTTGATAATCTGATTAATTCTACATAAGTGTTTTTAGCCTGTATTTCAAGGGAAAGTAATCTTCATTCTATCTTCATTCCTCAAACGTTAATCTAACTGATCAAATACAATCAAGCCAAATATGTTTGTttgaggccaaagagttgaatttGAATTAACAGTGCTTGGTTTGACAGCGGCTATCCATCATATCAGAGAGGAAAAGGCGAATGAGAGGGATAACTGCgcccaaaatctgtcttctcccGCAGGTGGCGTTTTTTCGCTCACCAAACTAAGATATTGTGTATGGAGGTCATGAAAAAATGCATGGTTTATTTGATCGACTATAAATTTCGTAATCATTAGGATGTTaagagtgtactgatataagtaggataCGTGACATCACGGtaattttggagaaaaaaaacagttaTATTGGAGTTGTGCCTCTTATTCACacgcgtatctgccctctcattggctagaatggtcccacctgatcttgccgACTGCCTTCCTTTTTATAAGAAACGTATTTCCATTGTTTTAGCGGCCACTTTAGTATCTGctcaatataatggataatctgtgATCAATCCATCAATTTCAACCCAGGAGTGGTGTGTGCGTTTCATCCGCTAGGTGGGGCACTTTTCTCTTTGTTTACCCCGCCCAAAAGCCATTACGTTAGTTTCCGACGTTGCTTCAAGTCTGAATCGAAGTAGGCTAGCTAGATATCGCCAAGCGTACTTTCCATATTTCTCTATGTTCAAATACACATTCTGCACATAGATAGTcttgtaaatgtgttttttttttataatccGAAAATAATTTTCAAAGCAATCAACGACAACTGTTGGATCGAAATCTTCGCCTCATCCAGCGTTTATAGATGAAGCAAATAACGTTAGCTACTTGCTAGCGATTTAGCGGCTACGTTAGCTATCTAATCGGTTAGGGAGCTAACAAGTGACAATTCACAAAGGTAAACAAACCAACCGCTAGAAGTTGAAGGGTGGGATGTGGATATCATTTATGTAACCTGccgtgttttgtttttttgcaaaaTGGACCATGGAGGACCTTTGCAACGCGACGACTGTAATATCGTTTAACGAGATGAGAAATGCAGCGACATTCCAATAGCAACGTCGCTACTGAAAAACAACACCAATCCTGAAACCCTCGTCCATTTACATGGTGAAAGCCATCCGTAGAGGCCTGGTGTTTTTAAGCTAGCTAACTGCCCCAGACCATCAAATCAACCCGtgtgcagtagattgcaacagcCGTGCCCTGGAAACGTCACCTTTGTCACAGGTTTGTTTTTATGTTTTCTGACCAACTATCTTGGCTAACTACGTTAGCTAACTACATGTATGGCCTGGTCAAACGTACGTTAGCTAACTTACCACAGGTAAGGCTGCGAGTTGACGTTATCTAGCTGTGATAGCTAACgttaaatgtaaaaatgttttattccCTCTTTTGTTTGATCGTGAGTTGACATAGCtaccaacgttagctagctagataactatcTATACCAACAAACTAGCTAGATGATTAGCTCTGTAGGTACTTGGTAGTGGACTGGCGGTAACGTTAGCCTAGTTAGAATAACCACCCCTCTTACTTGTTAGCTAGGTAACGTTACTACTAATACAGCCCCTCCTAGCCAGAGCTTGGCTACTAACGTAACGTTCTGCTTTTGTGATCAAATCAAGTTGGACAAATATCTCTAGTTAGCTAGCTGGGCTGGTTTGagtatttcgtattattctgtacgtaaatcagaGACAACCCATTCAGTGTATGtcacgtttcgtatggtatgtattaatttgtggatgtccaacacccatttcgtatgatatgttacgaattctggctaggtggctaacgatACCTAGCTTACTAACATTAGCTCGgctatgggttagagttaggaattcagtttaggagttaggttaaagggttaattaAGGTTAGGGGATGAGTATGCTAAGTAGTTAAAAAGTAGTAATTAGTTGAAAAGTTGCGAAATATTTAAAGTTGTCGTTGATGAGATTTTAAGtctcaacctttgggttgctagacgttctcGTTGTACGGCCAGCCCACCCACCGCTTGACTTTTGTTTTTTCCTTGACCATCTGTCTTATTTCACCATACCAAGCGTAACATATTATAACTAATTTGAACGCTTCGTATTTACATtgactatgttacgtctagtctgagACCAGTCTGGTTTTATTTATATAAACCTAGCTACATAACAACTAGCTAGGCATTGCAAGTTACAGTATATACCCACCATTCAGGTGGTCATTGCAATACTGGGAGGGTTGGATGACAGCTGTCATTACTTTACCCTGTAACAAGCTGTATTGCAAGTCATCACATATAATGTATTGTGCTAAGAATATACATGACAGATTGCATGGAGATTATGtagtcttttttgttgttgttgcttcaAGTCAAATAGACTCATGGATTGACCGGGCAGCTAGGCCTAGATGTTGGCTTTATCAAACTTACACAGATGTTGGCTGAATGGTCAGGATACATGTGCATGCATACTGCATGGATGTTCTTTACCGTAACCTGTGTTGATGATGCTGGTAATAATGTGCTCTACTTTCACTTCACCATGAAGCTGATTATCTTGCATTATGATTAGCTGGCCTAAATAAAGAATATGCATTAGTGCGTTGTACAGAGACCATCTTTACACTGTCTATACAATGTAGAAGGGCAATTCCACGGTCGAGTGATACTAGCTAGGTTTCTATCCAATTTGGGACAGTTTCATATGAATATTCAAAAATTAGCATTAAAACAATATTCACATTTTAacaccagagatgtttccatcaaattgacttgttggagATAAAAGGCTGTACATGaggtagtgcacataaaaatacccTTTGCAGTTAAATGTCCATGTATGGAATAAAAATTTACAATGAGTTTCTATTGTATTTTTAACTCTAATGATTTGTTTTCTCACCAAAAATGTTTGCGTTGTGTGCACTCCCTGGTATTGGCACGTGCCCTCTAGATAATAGAGCTATCTGCATGCTATTGGCGAGAGCACTTGTATAGCCTACATCAGGGATGGGCGACTGGCGCGCATGGTCCCCTGTTTGTAGGCCCTTgaccaaaaaaaacatttttttgttacTCAGTCtaggtctcaacttactgttgacaATTAATAAAAGAATACTTCACAAGGTGAcattttgaaatttggttgtgcatcagcagccACTCatttagcccatgtcagcaaaatGTTTTTAGATCGGTAAATTAGCCTAGGGGACGGccatctaaacttgtagtaagcatGGTTGAAATACCAAATAGGGTGGGGCCCATTGATCATTagttatcatattaaaaactgctaacatttgcctccaccctatggcaaaatgacTAGAATTGCATGAACTTAGTTATGGAATTGCGTataattgcagcaaacttgctttaaacgGCAACATTATttctatgccccatggcaaaatgtgcagaattgcaggacattaactttaaaatgtatttaaaaaaaaaactttgctgTCACGAGGTGGGCCAGTAAAATGTGTTAGGATGTGTGTACGCAGACCCACGAGCCAC
Encoded proteins:
- the LOC139382923 gene encoding RNA polymerase II-associated factor 1 homolog; protein product: MAPTIQTQAQRDSDGHRSSSHRTVPERSGVVCRVKYCNSLPDIPFDPKFITYPFDQHRFVQYKATSLEKQHKHELLTEPDLGVTIDLINPDTYRVDPSILLDPADEKLLEEDITAPSSSKRSQQHAKVVPWMRKTEYISTEFNRYGVSNEKVEVKIGVSVKQQFTEEEIYKDRDSQIAAIEKTFEDAQKPIAQHYSKPRVTPVEVMPVFPDFKMWINPCAQVIFDSDPAPKDMSAPQGVEMMSQAMIRGMMDEEGNQFVAYFLPNEETIRKRKRDVDEELDYMPDDLYDYKIAREYNWNVKNKASKGYEENYFFIFRDGDGVYYNELETRVRLSKRRAKAGAQSTTNAVLVCKHRDMNDKELEAQDARKAQLENHEPEDEEEDMDLGKLQDSGDEKGSESEGDNSDSDSDREDEDGKRSGAEDDEEGVKRRRKASGSGSESGEEEVKLADEVEIFGSDDDSDDDDNEPKNEAARSSGEEGSGSEEKESHRERSRSVSPAHSSGSDHSEGGRAQSGSGSEQASDSSDGSDSE